In Alkalihalobacterium alkalinitrilicum, a genomic segment contains:
- the tnpA gene encoding IS200/IS605 family transposase: MKLDSNNHSVFLMYYHLVLVVKYRRKVIDDTISNYARDKFVSLSEKYNITLVEWNHDIDHVHILFKAQPNSELSKFINAYKSASSRLIKKDFPHVRKKLWKEMFWSRSFCLLTTGGSLIEVVKKYIENQGMK; this comes from the coding sequence ATGAAGTTAGATAGTAATAACCATTCAGTATTCTTGATGTATTATCACCTTGTATTAGTTGTGAAATATCGAAGAAAGGTCATTGATGATACTATTTCAAACTATGCAAGAGATAAATTCGTGTCGTTGAGTGAGAAATACAATATTACATTAGTCGAGTGGAACCATGATATTGACCATGTACATATTCTTTTCAAAGCACAACCTAATAGTGAATTGTCCAAATTTATCAACGCCTACAAAAGTGCAAGTTCAAGACTCATCAAGAAGGATTTTCCTCATGTTCGTAAAAAGTTGTGGAAAGAAATGTTTTGGTCAAGAAGCTTTTGTTTATTGACTACTGGTGGTTCGCTTATTGAAGTGGTGAAAAAATATATTGAAAATCAAGGAATGAAGTGA
- a CDS encoding EAL domain-containing protein yields MGSSHPDPQMNRLSNAINEDLLLGTEKIGQLRSFSSRISLEETLTEQEKNELLLMIGGIQLFIDDFEMKTYYLSHYNREQNILYEKQQFINETVMFLELLKSDDFLLKDTEVIFNQATAAINRGFLLYEKGNLILLDHLNEMQKSYQIKQIILFLIIIFSILLIYLFFGGVYVSVMQTIQALQTGTSQWIKGDLRSRIQVKTKDELKYVGDSFNQLAGNFEKNLEENRRIQLDLQHSLKKNNQLATAINNLEIGVIITDPILPDNPITFVNAGFEKLTGYRAEEVIGRKPSRLQGEKTSTKAKKRIREGIKNRESFSIEILNYRKDGELFWNLLSITPVYEDGKLVNFLGIQTDITKQKKADEKIYSLAYADQLTHLPNHNRLQMIVKKNIKSLMQEATILRLDVARFKNINHVRGFTLGDFTLVELAKRLEHILTGKGGFSRQYGDKFTIYLPHISNKQEVEQILKEIHKQLHEPFKIDGYTFYLEVSIGVSQFPKDGTDFITLMQHAEAALFKAKGTDGHFYVYYQSEMHKNFHEEYSIENNLRVAIEKEELFWTYQPKQDLKTGIITGMEALIRWNHPELGVISPFKFIPIAEKTGLIYQIGEWVLLEACKQNKKFQEQGLQPLIVSVNISAKQFSNKEYLLTTIDRIIEQTKLDPKYLEIELTESVFQNPAIVEPVLAEIKKRQIQVSVDDFGTGYSSLSYLKLFPIDVLKIDRAFIKDLLENNNDQKLTKSMIEIGHGLSLKVIAEGVETSRHIELLKTMNCDEVQGYYLAKQLTADEFVEFMRMNN; encoded by the coding sequence GTGGGTAGTTCACACCCTGATCCACAAATGAATCGTCTTAGCAATGCAATTAATGAAGATTTACTTTTGGGAACAGAAAAAATAGGCCAATTACGTTCGTTTTCATCAAGAATCAGTCTTGAAGAGACACTAACTGAACAGGAGAAAAACGAGTTATTATTGATGATTGGCGGTATTCAATTATTTATAGATGACTTTGAGATGAAAACCTATTATTTAAGTCATTATAATCGAGAGCAAAATATATTATACGAGAAGCAACAATTCATTAACGAAACTGTTATGTTTTTGGAATTGCTTAAAAGTGATGACTTTTTATTAAAAGATACGGAAGTGATTTTTAACCAGGCGACAGCAGCCATAAATAGGGGCTTTCTGTTATATGAAAAAGGTAATTTGATATTACTCGATCATCTTAATGAAATGCAAAAGTCGTATCAAATAAAACAAATCATTTTGTTTTTAATTATTATATTTTCTATTTTGTTAATATACCTTTTCTTTGGAGGTGTATATGTTTCAGTTATGCAAACGATACAAGCACTACAAACTGGAACATCACAATGGATCAAAGGTGATTTACGGTCAAGAATTCAAGTGAAGACGAAAGATGAGTTAAAATATGTTGGTGATTCCTTTAATCAACTTGCTGGAAATTTCGAAAAAAATCTTGAAGAAAATCGACGGATACAACTAGATTTACAACATTCACTTAAGAAAAATAATCAATTAGCGACAGCAATAAATAACTTAGAAATTGGAGTCATAATAACCGATCCAATACTACCAGATAATCCAATTACCTTTGTAAATGCTGGTTTTGAAAAACTAACTGGGTACAGAGCAGAAGAAGTGATTGGTCGTAAACCTAGTCGTTTGCAAGGAGAAAAAACGTCAACCAAAGCAAAAAAACGAATAAGAGAAGGAATTAAAAACAGAGAATCTTTTTCTATTGAGATTTTAAACTATAGGAAAGATGGCGAGCTGTTTTGGAATTTATTAAGCATTACACCTGTTTATGAGGATGGGAAATTAGTAAATTTTCTTGGAATTCAAACGGACATTACAAAACAGAAAAAAGCCGATGAAAAGATTTATTCACTCGCATACGCTGATCAGTTGACTCATTTGCCAAATCATAACAGGTTACAAATGATTGTAAAGAAAAATATTAAATCGTTGATGCAGGAAGCGACAATTCTTAGATTAGATGTAGCGAGATTTAAGAATATTAATCATGTGCGAGGCTTTACTTTAGGGGATTTCACATTAGTAGAACTTGCGAAACGATTAGAACATATATTGACAGGAAAAGGGGGTTTTTCTCGTCAGTATGGTGATAAATTCACTATTTATTTACCACATATATCCAATAAACAAGAGGTAGAGCAAATATTAAAGGAAATTCATAAACAATTACATGAACCATTTAAAATTGATGGTTATACGTTTTATCTAGAGGTATCTATTGGTGTGAGTCAATTCCCGAAAGATGGAACAGACTTTATTACACTCATGCAGCATGCTGAAGCTGCTTTATTCAAAGCGAAAGGCACCGATGGCCACTTCTATGTGTATTATCAATCGGAAATGCACAAAAATTTTCACGAGGAATATAGCATAGAAAATAATTTAAGAGTAGCAATTGAGAAAGAAGAACTATTTTGGACTTATCAACCAAAGCAAGATTTAAAAACGGGTATCATTACAGGAATGGAAGCTCTTATTCGTTGGAACCATCCTGAATTAGGGGTCATTTCACCTTTTAAATTTATACCAATCGCTGAAAAAACAGGGTTAATTTATCAAATTGGAGAATGGGTTCTGCTTGAAGCGTGTAAACAAAATAAAAAATTTCAAGAACAAGGTTTACAACCGCTAATAGTTTCAGTTAATATTTCAGCCAAACAATTCAGTAATAAGGAATATTTATTAACTACGATCGATCGAATAATAGAACAAACAAAGTTAGACCCTAAGTATCTAGAGATTGAATTAACAGAAAGTGTATTTCAAAATCCTGCAATAGTTGAACCTGTTTTAGCAGAAATCAAAAAACGACAAATCCAAGTTTCAGTTGATGACTTTGGAACGGGTTATTCATCGTTAAGTTACTTAAAATTATTTCCAATCGATGTGTTAAAAATCGACCGTGCATTTATTAAAGACCTTTTAGAAAATAATAATGATCAAAAATTAACCAAATCAATGATTGAAATTGGACATGGCTTAAGTTTAAAGGTTATAGCTGAAGGGGTAGAGACAAGTCGTCATATTGAGCTATTAAAAACGATGAATTGTGATGAAGTCCAAGGGTACTATTTGGCGAAACAATTAACAGCCGATGAGTTTGTGGAGTTTATGAGGATGAATAACTAA
- a CDS encoding GerAB/ArcD/ProY family transporter yields the protein MEFSLTFVSLNLGSIHNLFIIALVARVLGITVNSFLLDDTPVEIIVSVFLLTVTYCVSKGVQGVIHINIMLLPIILVILFGMFLFAGIHFDPTEITPVLSEGIIPIFNGSFSTSHPFVGGLYFFFMLMAYFKKEDLRSLPINLVSVTIPFIYMIIIILSYGVLGFEITKATTFPLMEVVKTLEVPGGFIERLDSIFLTVWILALFTTVTISMLITVLVIKDEFLKDKKAPLLLPTLVFISFILTFFPDNLSELERYSADLLVPLGFTLTGTALTYGFLTIWLKNNNG from the coding sequence TTGGAGTTCTCATTAACATTTGTTTCATTAAATTTAGGAAGCATACATAATCTTTTCATAATTGCATTAGTAGCTAGAGTTTTAGGGATAACAGTTAACTCATTTCTATTAGATGATACACCCGTTGAAATTATAGTTAGTGTCTTCTTATTGACAGTTACATATTGTGTTTCGAAAGGAGTACAAGGAGTCATTCATATTAATATAATGCTGTTACCTATTATCTTAGTTATACTATTCGGGATGTTTTTGTTTGCTGGGATACATTTTGATCCAACCGAAATCACTCCTGTTTTATCTGAAGGAATAATTCCAATTTTCAACGGTTCATTTTCTACCTCTCACCCTTTTGTTGGTGGTCTTTATTTTTTTTTCATGCTTATGGCTTATTTTAAAAAAGAGGATCTACGTTCTCTACCTATTAACTTAGTGTCTGTTACCATTCCATTCATTTACATGATCATCATTATTTTGTCTTATGGTGTACTTGGCTTTGAAATCACGAAAGCAACAACATTCCCATTAATGGAAGTTGTAAAAACACTCGAAGTTCCTGGTGGCTTTATTGAACGGTTAGATTCAATTTTTTTAACAGTCTGGATATTAGCGCTATTTACTACCGTTACTATTAGTATGTTAATTACTGTTCTTGTCATTAAGGATGAATTTTTAAAAGACAAAAAGGCGCCTCTTCTATTGCCAACCCTTGTCTTTATTTCTTTTATCCTTACATTTTTCCCAGATAATTTGAGTGAATTGGAAAGATATTCTGCGGATTTACTTGTCCCTTTAGGTTTTACATTAACTGGAACTGCATTAACTTATGGATTTCTAACCATTTGGCTCAAGAACAATAATGGCTAG
- a CDS encoding RNA polymerase sigma factor, whose translation METSEVYEKLKEDLHRFARSIARHEQEANDLVQEALVKSLKEEQLYSLPDYKQRAWFFRVMKNQLIDDRRKEKRVMAWEEDFDFPVQALAVNPIEVTELLSHLPRELSDLIFKKYWLGLSSKEIGKQLGLPAASVRYKLQIAIKRLRKIIEER comes from the coding sequence ATGGAAACGAGTGAAGTGTATGAGAAATTAAAAGAAGATCTCCATCGTTTTGCTCGGTCAATTGCAAGACATGAACAGGAAGCTAATGATCTCGTGCAAGAGGCTCTAGTTAAATCCTTAAAGGAAGAACAATTATATAGTTTACCTGATTACAAGCAACGCGCCTGGTTTTTTCGGGTCATGAAAAATCAATTAATTGATGATCGCAGAAAAGAAAAAAGGGTAATGGCCTGGGAGGAAGATTTCGACTTTCCAGTACAAGCGTTAGCAGTCAATCCGATAGAAGTCACAGAATTACTCTCTCATTTACCGCGGGAATTAAGTGACTTGATCTTTAAAAAGTATTGGCTCGGATTATCTAGTAAAGAAATCGGTAAACAATTAGGTCTTCCCGCCGCATCGGTACGGTATAAGCTTCAAATTGCAATCAAGCGTTTACGAAAAATTATAGAGGAGAGATAA
- a CDS encoding PAS domain S-box protein, producing the protein MEVYKGKKHIDGEYDYVLFKEKLLDMYTSVVAEITKGENLPAILEQITRKLKTIFNSEMFCSILLTDGGRKLILNDTTSGLELLKEGLQSALAEKRNADQSSTFIYSKIETERSFDAIRDQLYRLGICAYWSTPISSAGKIIGCLTIFHSNLKNPTTFEKQAMKDSASLLALSINQVKRNEFLVQVKESEERFRSFLEYNPIPTFVFSRDGKVIDYNKVIKPISGYEREEIVGKDIISFVQPKDFDKVKYHFNEANKGKIQKFECVAKQKDGGELNLNVTFLPYTINGNVERIYGFARESTYEKQLELQLLDTYKEIEQLFINHEGMIFKFKKKNDQFIHTFGDGQLLRKLGLRKEDCIGKSLYEFLPAETAAQKVVFYEQAWNGREITYEGEINDVRYVASLKPLLKEGKVVEVIVTCNDISELEKVHEDLRTTKELLESFIENTVDAIATIDLEDNITTVNQAYVEMFGWQEKELIGKKTQVIPDEYKDEYFHFTNMALAGKKVQIEETIRRKKDGTSFSVSITKSPIKDKNGVVIGAASIIRDITAQKRIEQQLEENKQRYQSLFYANPDLVYSLDINGVFLNVNPVVDKIIGYAPEELVGKKYDLWVDKKSLKNTKLYFKKALKGVSQTYETIVNHKNGHKVTLKVTNVPIVINEAIVGVFGISKDITKRKRTEEYIRKTERLTAIGKLAAGIAHEIRNPLTSVKGFLQFMREQSNDKSYFDLMLVEIDRIELITNEFLILAKPQVKNYNYKSVDSILYSFLPLIETQAILNNVQIVTEIEKHLPNIYCDVNQIKQVFLNIIKNSIESMSNGGEIKITVKKSHEYILISIKDQGCGIQPDRLRTIGEPFYSTKEKGTGLGLMVSFNIIKEHHGDIHIQSELEKGTQVNILLPYSEQTVRDFLTIDSDLDIG; encoded by the coding sequence ATGGAAGTTTATAAGGGTAAAAAACACATTGATGGTGAATATGATTATGTTTTGTTCAAAGAGAAACTATTGGATATGTATACATCTGTCGTAGCTGAAATTACAAAAGGTGAAAATCTGCCTGCCATTTTAGAACAGATAACTCGTAAATTAAAAACGATATTTAATTCAGAAATGTTCTGTTCAATTTTATTAACGGATGGTGGAAGAAAACTAATATTAAACGACACGACAAGTGGCTTAGAACTCCTAAAGGAAGGTCTACAATCGGCTTTAGCAGAGAAGCGCAATGCTGATCAAAGTAGTACGTTCATTTATAGTAAGATCGAGACGGAGCGTAGTTTTGATGCAATTCGTGATCAACTATATAGACTCGGCATTTGTGCTTATTGGTCTACCCCTATTTCGAGTGCTGGAAAAATAATCGGTTGTTTGACTATTTTCCACTCAAACCTAAAAAATCCAACCACTTTTGAGAAACAGGCCATGAAGGACAGTGCTAGCCTTTTGGCTCTTTCGATTAATCAAGTTAAACGGAATGAATTCCTAGTTCAAGTAAAAGAAAGTGAGGAGCGTTTCCGATCATTCTTAGAATATAATCCGATACCCACTTTTGTTTTTTCGCGAGATGGAAAGGTGATTGACTATAATAAAGTCATAAAGCCTATATCTGGATACGAAAGAGAAGAAATTGTAGGTAAAGATATAATTTCGTTTGTTCAACCTAAAGATTTTGATAAAGTGAAATATCATTTTAATGAGGCTAATAAAGGGAAGATTCAAAAATTCGAATGTGTTGCTAAGCAGAAAGACGGAGGTGAGCTTAACTTAAATGTAACTTTTCTTCCGTATACGATTAATGGTAATGTTGAACGGATCTATGGATTTGCTCGTGAATCGACATATGAAAAACAACTTGAATTACAATTATTAGATACATATAAGGAAATCGAACAATTATTTATCAATCATGAAGGAATGATTTTTAAATTTAAAAAGAAAAATGACCAATTTATTCATACGTTTGGAGACGGTCAATTACTACGAAAATTAGGTTTACGGAAAGAAGATTGTATTGGAAAATCATTATACGAGTTCCTACCAGCTGAAACCGCTGCCCAGAAAGTGGTTTTCTATGAACAGGCATGGAACGGTAGAGAGATAACCTATGAGGGTGAAATTAATGATGTTCGCTATGTTGCATCGCTTAAGCCTTTGTTAAAGGAAGGAAAAGTGGTTGAGGTTATCGTTACTTGTAATGACATTAGCGAATTAGAAAAAGTTCATGAAGATTTAAGAACAACAAAAGAATTACTCGAGTCTTTTATTGAAAATACAGTCGATGCAATCGCAACTATTGATCTGGAAGACAATATTACTACTGTTAATCAGGCGTATGTAGAGATGTTTGGGTGGCAAGAAAAAGAATTAATAGGGAAAAAAACGCAAGTCATACCAGATGAATATAAGGATGAATATTTTCACTTTACCAATATGGCTTTAGCAGGTAAAAAGGTACAAATTGAAGAGACTATTCGGCGAAAAAAAGATGGCACATCATTTTCAGTTAGTATTACGAAATCTCCAATTAAAGATAAAAATGGTGTGGTAATTGGTGCTGCATCGATTATTCGCGATATAACAGCACAAAAAAGAATTGAGCAACAACTCGAAGAAAATAAACAGCGTTATCAATCGTTATTTTACGCCAATCCTGATTTAGTTTACAGTTTAGACATAAATGGAGTATTCCTCAATGTAAATCCTGTTGTAGATAAAATAATTGGATATGCCCCTGAAGAATTAGTAGGAAAAAAATATGATCTATGGGTTGACAAAAAATCGTTAAAGAATACAAAACTGTACTTTAAAAAAGCGTTAAAAGGAGTATCACAAACATATGAAACAATAGTAAACCATAAAAATGGACATAAAGTTACTTTAAAAGTAACGAATGTTCCAATTGTTATAAACGAAGCAATCGTTGGAGTGTTTGGGATATCAAAAGACATAACAAAAAGAAAAAGAACAGAGGAATATATTCGGAAAACTGAAAGATTAACCGCTATTGGAAAGCTTGCAGCAGGGATTGCTCACGAAATACGAAACCCGTTAACGTCTGTAAAAGGTTTTTTACAGTTTATGCGAGAACAAAGTAATGATAAAAGTTATTTTGATCTCATGCTCGTTGAAATAGACCGAATTGAATTGATTACAAATGAATTTCTAATTTTGGCTAAACCTCAAGTGAAAAATTATAATTATAAGTCAGTAGATTCCATTTTGTACAGTTTTCTTCCTTTAATCGAAACACAAGCTATTTTAAATAATGTTCAAATAGTGACTGAAATAGAAAAGCACCTTCCAAACATTTATTGTGATGTTAATCAAATTAAACAAGTCTTTCTAAATATTATAAAAAATTCAATTGAATCGATGTCCAACGGAGGAGAAATTAAGATTACAGTTAAAAAAAGTCATGAGTATATTTTAATTTCAATCAAAGACCAAGGGTGTGGGATCCAGCCAGATCGGCTTAGAACGATAGGTGAGCCTTTTTATAGTACGAAAGAAAAAGGGACGGGTTTAGGATTAATGGTTAGTTTTAATATTATAAAGGAACATCATGGTGATATTCACATTCAAAGCGAGCTCGAGAAAGGTACACAAGTCAATATCCTTCTTCCTTATAGCGAGCAAACCGTCAGAGATTTCTTAACAATTGATAGTGACTTGGATATAGGATGA
- a CDS encoding M20 family metallopeptidase, whose translation MVTNLLKRLEEIYPEMVELRRYLHQNPELSFEEVNTPITIAEYLEELGVEVKRSVGGRGVVGIIRGGKPGKTVAIRADFDALPIQEENDIPYKSNVPGVMHACGHDAHTATLLGIAKVFMENREELHGNVVLIHQFAEEISPGGAKPMIVDGCLDGVDAIFGTHIWSTMPVGKVSYCSGPVMAAADAFDIEIIGKGGHGAVPHETIDSITVAATFVTSLQQIVSRNIDPLKSAVISIGSFHAGNAFNVIADKVKINGTVRTFDPEVQDQIIEKLERYLKGICDTAGATYKFDYRKGYPAVVNHEEETMHLAKVAKTIVGEANVKQMAPMMGGEDFAYYLQHVPGTFFFTGAGNEEKGIVYPHHHPKFNLDEKSMLIAAKVLTKAVFEYMKDGALVNGNERDVVQQTT comes from the coding sequence TTGGTTACAAACCTATTAAAACGATTAGAAGAAATTTATCCTGAAATGGTAGAGTTAAGAAGATATTTACATCAAAATCCTGAATTATCATTTGAAGAAGTGAATACACCCATTACAATCGCTGAGTATTTAGAAGAATTAGGGGTAGAGGTCAAACGTAGTGTTGGTGGGCGAGGTGTTGTAGGTATAATTCGTGGAGGAAAACCAGGAAAGACAGTTGCTATTCGAGCTGACTTTGATGCGTTACCGATCCAAGAAGAAAATGATATTCCATATAAGTCAAACGTCCCAGGCGTTATGCATGCATGTGGACATGATGCGCATACAGCGACACTTTTGGGCATTGCGAAAGTATTTATGGAAAATCGTGAGGAACTCCACGGAAATGTTGTATTAATTCATCAATTTGCCGAAGAAATATCTCCTGGCGGGGCAAAACCAATGATCGTAGATGGTTGTCTTGATGGCGTTGATGCGATTTTCGGTACACATATTTGGTCAACAATGCCAGTCGGCAAAGTGTCTTATTGTTCAGGGCCTGTTATGGCAGCTGCTGATGCATTTGATATAGAAATCATTGGAAAAGGTGGGCATGGTGCGGTACCTCATGAAACCATTGATTCAATTACGGTTGCTGCTACATTTGTTACGAGTCTTCAGCAAATTGTTAGTCGTAATATTGATCCATTAAAATCGGCAGTCATTAGTATAGGATCGTTCCATGCTGGGAATGCGTTTAACGTAATCGCCGATAAAGTTAAAATTAACGGTACCGTTCGTACATTTGATCCAGAAGTTCAGGATCAAATAATTGAAAAGTTAGAACGGTATTTAAAAGGAATATGTGATACTGCTGGGGCAACTTATAAGTTTGACTATCGAAAAGGCTATCCAGCTGTAGTAAATCATGAAGAAGAAACGATGCATTTAGCAAAAGTTGCAAAGACCATTGTAGGGGAAGCTAACGTGAAACAGATGGCACCGATGATGGGCGGAGAAGATTTTGCTTACTACTTACAACACGTACCAGGAACTTTCTTTTTTACTGGAGCTGGAAATGAAGAAAAAGGAATCGTTTACCCACATCATCATCCGAAATTTAATTTAGACGAAAAATCGATGCTTATCGCCGCAAAGGTGTTAACGAAAGCTGTCTTTGAATATATGAAGGACGGTGCTTTAGTAAATGGGAATGAAAGAGATGTTGTACAGCAAACAACGTAA
- a CDS encoding RNA-guided endonuclease TnpB family protein — MAKQNKAYKFRLYPTDEQALMIRKTFGCVRFVYNKMLAERKETYENLKDDKEALKKVKHPTPAKYKKEFAWLKEVDSLALANAQLNLNKAYKAFFNRNAKFPNFKSKRHNQSYTTNVVNGNIQLLDGHIKLPKLKMVKIKQHRNIPSDHTIKSCTVSMTSSGKYYISILTEYEKEIKSKDIENVVGLDFAMNGLFVDSETGKKANYPRFYRQMIDKLAIEQRKLSRKKKGSSNWNKQRIRVAKIQEKVANQRKNYLHHQSKALVTSYDAVIIEDLDMKGMSQALKFGKSVADNGWGMFTSFLHYKLKEQGKQLVKIDKWFPSTKTCSSCGSIREIRLSERTYQCDCGLNLDRDYNSALNIKKEGIRLLATA, encoded by the coding sequence ATGGCTAAACAAAACAAGGCTTATAAGTTTCGACTGTATCCAACAGATGAACAGGCTTTGATGATACGCAAAACTTTTGGTTGCGTTCGTTTTGTCTACAATAAAATGTTAGCCGAACGAAAAGAAACGTACGAAAACCTGAAAGATGATAAAGAAGCATTGAAAAAGGTGAAGCATCCCACTCCTGCTAAATATAAAAAGGAGTTTGCATGGTTAAAAGAAGTAGACTCATTAGCCCTAGCAAATGCACAACTAAACTTGAATAAGGCATATAAAGCATTCTTCAATCGTAATGCAAAGTTTCCAAATTTCAAAAGTAAGCGACATAACCAAAGCTACACAACGAATGTCGTAAATGGGAATATTCAGTTGTTGGATGGTCATATCAAATTACCGAAACTAAAAATGGTGAAAATCAAACAACATCGAAACATTCCTTCTGACCATACAATCAAATCTTGTACAGTTTCTATGACTTCATCAGGAAAATACTATATTTCCATTCTCACAGAGTACGAAAAAGAGATTAAGAGTAAGGACATTGAAAATGTTGTAGGTTTAGATTTTGCGATGAATGGGTTATTTGTTGATAGTGAAACAGGTAAGAAAGCCAATTACCCACGTTTCTATCGACAAATGATTGATAAATTAGCAATTGAACAACGTAAACTTTCTCGCAAAAAGAAGGGGTCCTCAAATTGGAACAAACAACGTATTCGAGTGGCTAAAATCCAAGAAAAAGTCGCCAATCAACGAAAAAACTACTTACATCATCAATCGAAAGCATTAGTTACATCTTATGATGCGGTTATTATCGAGGACTTGGATATGAAAGGGATGTCACAAGCTCTAAAATTCGGGAAAAGTGTCGCTGATAACGGTTGGGGAATGTTCACTTCTTTCTTACACTACAAGCTAAAAGAACAAGGGAAACAACTTGTCAAAATAGATAAATGGTTCCCATCTACTAAAACTTGTTCGAGTTGTGGTTCGATAAGAGAAATACGATTATCGGAACGTACCTATCAGTGCGATTGTGGGCTAAATCTTGATAGAGATTACAATTCGGCGCTAAATATCAAAAAAGAAGGCATACGCTTATTAGCAACTGCCTAA
- a CDS encoding 2-isopropylmalate synthase has product MKKDQVILFDTTLRDGEQTPGVNLNENDKVKIALRLEKLGIDIIEAGFAAASPGDAKAVRAVAEAVHKPLVVSLARTNKNDIDEVVKAFKGITNVGIHIFIATSPIHRERKLGMTKQEVVDKAVESVAYASQFFDHIEFSCEDSTRTELEFLREISEKVIEAGATVLNFPDTVGYTTPEEYTELFQYILNHTRGIEKVILSCHCHDDLGLALSNSIAAMKAGALQIEGCINGIGERAGNVALEEVAALIETRSEHYQRKTGINLKEIAKTSNLVSRLTGISIPPNKAVVGGNAYAHSSGIHQDGVIKDKSTYEILKPESVGFSETKLVLGKLSGRHALKKRYEELGYHVDDQQLKEIFTKYKELTDRKKEIFDNDIIALLESEQPNEGTNYLSFQDVSLQVLNNKQYRAFVNINGKDQQVIEGIAKGNGPIDAIFNAIDTLINLDVELVDYKITSVSQGKDSLGEVFVKVSSGNSIFQGRGMDVDIIVASTTAYIDAINRIINVSETNEKVINGYEVKTT; this is encoded by the coding sequence ATGAAAAAAGACCAAGTGATACTTTTCGACACGACGTTAAGAGATGGTGAACAAACGCCAGGTGTAAACCTTAATGAAAATGACAAGGTGAAGATTGCATTAAGATTAGAAAAATTAGGGATTGATATCATTGAAGCTGGATTTGCAGCAGCTTCTCCTGGAGATGCGAAAGCGGTTAGAGCCGTTGCCGAAGCTGTCCATAAGCCATTAGTTGTTAGTCTTGCACGAACGAACAAAAATGATATTGACGAAGTGGTAAAAGCGTTTAAAGGAATTACGAATGTTGGAATTCATATCTTCATTGCTACCTCCCCTATTCACCGTGAACGTAAGTTAGGTATGACAAAGCAAGAAGTCGTAGATAAAGCTGTTGAAAGTGTAGCTTATGCTTCACAGTTTTTTGACCATATTGAATTTTCATGTGAGGATTCTACTCGAACAGAACTTGAGTTTTTACGTGAGATTTCAGAAAAAGTGATTGAAGCAGGTGCAACCGTATTAAACTTCCCTGATACTGTAGGTTACACTACCCCAGAGGAATATACAGAACTATTTCAATATATTTTGAACCATACTCGCGGAATCGAAAAAGTCATATTAAGCTGTCATTGTCACGATGATCTTGGTCTAGCCCTTAGTAATAGCATTGCAGCAATGAAGGCTGGTGCGCTGCAAATCGAAGGGTGTATCAATGGAATTGGTGAAAGAGCTGGTAATGTAGCATTAGAAGAAGTTGCAGCGCTAATTGAAACAAGAAGTGAACATTATCAAAGAAAAACTGGCATCAACTTAAAAGAAATTGCTAAAACTAGCAACTTAGTCAGTAGGTTAACAGGTATTTCTATCCCGCCTAATAAAGCGGTTGTTGGTGGTAATGCATATGCGCACTCCTCTGGTATTCATCAAGATGGGGTAATCAAAGACAAATCAACGTATGAAATTCTTAAACCAGAAAGTGTTGGATTTTCAGAAACGAAGCTTGTACTCGGAAAACTATCAGGCCGTCATGCATTGAAGAAACGATATGAGGAACTTGGTTATCATGTAGACGATCAACAACTAAAAGAAATCTTTACAAAATATAAGGAGTTAACAGACAGAAAGAAAGAAATTTTTGATAATGACATCATTGCACTGTTAGAAAGTGAACAGCCTAACGAAGGCACTAACTATCTATCATTCCAGGATGTAAGTCTACAAGTCTTAAATAACAAGCAATATCGAGCTTTTGTAAATATAAACGGGAAAGATCAACAAGTCATTGAAGGAATCGCCAAAGGAAACGGCCCTATCGATGCTATCTTTAATGCGATTGATACCCTTATCAACCTTGATGTTGAATTGGTAGACTATAAAATAACATCTGTTTCACAAGGTAAGGATTCACTAGGTGAAGTGTTTGTCAAAGTGAGTTCAGGTAACTCGATATTCCAAGGCAGAGGCATGGATGTGGACATTATCGTAGCAAGTACCACAGCTTATATTGATGCCATCAATCGAATTATTAATGTAAGTGAAACCAACGAAAAAGTGATTAATGGCTATGAAGTGAAAACGACATAA